The Pseudarthrobacter sulfonivorans genome includes a window with the following:
- a CDS encoding HpcH/HpaI aldolase family protein: MPLRVEPGNPEYANTFRDALAAADRPLAGMWVCSGSPLIAELCAGSGLDWLLVDAEHSPNGLESILAQLQAVNGYPVEVLVRPPVNDTVLIKQYLDLGVQNLLVPMVNSVQEAEAAVAATRYPPHGVRGVGSALARASRWNRVPGYLARASETVSVTVQIESTAAVEAVKEILAVDGVDGIFLGPSDLAASMGVLGQQEHPKVRAAVEHCLAAAKTAGKPAGVNAFNPATARSYLAAGAAFVLVGADVAILARGSEALAAAFTKPSDGETPASY; this comes from the coding sequence ATGCCGCTTCGAGTAGAACCCGGAAATCCTGAGTACGCGAACACGTTCCGCGACGCCCTCGCCGCGGCTGACCGCCCCCTGGCGGGAATGTGGGTCTGCTCCGGCAGCCCGCTGATCGCTGAGCTTTGTGCCGGATCCGGCCTGGACTGGCTCCTGGTCGACGCCGAACACAGCCCCAACGGCCTCGAATCCATCCTGGCCCAGCTCCAGGCGGTCAACGGCTACCCGGTCGAGGTCCTGGTCCGGCCGCCGGTCAACGACACCGTGCTGATCAAGCAGTACCTGGACCTGGGAGTGCAGAACCTGCTGGTCCCGATGGTGAACTCGGTGCAGGAGGCGGAAGCTGCGGTGGCCGCCACCCGCTACCCGCCGCACGGCGTCCGCGGCGTGGGATCCGCCCTGGCCCGGGCCTCACGCTGGAACCGTGTCCCGGGCTACCTCGCCCGGGCGTCAGAAACCGTCAGCGTCACGGTGCAGATCGAATCGACGGCGGCCGTAGAGGCCGTCAAGGAGATCCTGGCCGTGGACGGTGTGGACGGCATCTTCCTTGGGCCCTCCGACCTCGCGGCTTCGATGGGCGTGCTGGGACAGCAGGAACACCCCAAGGTGCGCGCCGCCGTCGAACACTGCCTTGCGGCCGCAAAAACGGCCGGGAAACCCGCGGGTGTCAACGCGTTCAACCCGGCCACCGCCCGCAGCTACCTGGCGGCCGGCGCCGCCTTTGTCCTGGTGGGCGCCGACGTCGCCAT